The following proteins come from a genomic window of Alosa sapidissima isolate fAloSap1 chromosome 20, fAloSap1.pri, whole genome shotgun sequence:
- the brcc3 gene encoding lys-63-specific deubiquitinase BRCC36, with product MAVSAVYLGSDAFLVCMNHALSTEKEEVMGLCIGEVDTNRIVHIHSVIILRRSDKRKDRVEISPEQLSAASTEAERLAEMTGRPVRVVGWYHSHPHITVWPSHVDVRTQAMYQMMDQGFVGLIFSCFIEDKNTKTGRVLYTCFQSVQAQKGSEYERIEIPIHVVPHEAIGKVCLESAVELPRILCQEEQDTYRRIHSLTHLDPITKIHNGSVFTKNLCSQMSAVSGPLLQWLEDRLEQNKQSILELQQEKERLTLELASL from the exons ATGGCTGTTAGCGCCGTTTATCTCGGATCAGACGCCTTTCTTGTCTGTATGAACCATGCCTTAAGTACGGAGAAAGAAGAGGTTATGGGACTATGCATTGGAGAG GTTGATACAAATCGCATTGTACACATTCACTCTGTGATCATCCTGCGGCGGTCAGACAAAAGGAAAGATCGTGTCGAAATATCACCTGAACAGCTCTCTGCTGCCTCAACCGAGGCAGAA AGATTAGCTGAGATGACTGGGCGCCCAGTGAGAGTTGTTGGATGGTATCACTCCCATCCACACATCACAGTTTGGCCATCACACGTCG ATGTGAGAACTCAAGCAATGTATCAGATGATGGATCAAGGATTTGTGGGACTTATTTTTTCTTGTTTCATTGAGGACAAGAACACTAAA ACAGGTAGAGTgctttacacctgtttccagtcAGTCCAGGCACAGAAAGGCTCAGA GTATGAGAGAATAGAGATTCCAATTCATGTGGTACCACATGAGGCCATTGGTAAAGTCTGCCTGGAATCAGCTGTAGAGCTCCCCAGGATCCTTTGCCAAGAGGAGCAGGACACATACAGAAGGATCCACAG CTTAACCCACCTGGACCCAATCACAAAGATACATAATGGCTCAG TGTTTACCAAGAACCTGTGTAGTCAGATGTCTGCTGTGAGTGGCCCATTACTGCAATGGCTGGAGGACCGTCTTGAACAGAATAAGCAGAGCATTCTGGAGCTGCAACAGGAGAAAGAGCGCCTCACCCTGGAACTTGCCTCCTTGTAA
- the LOC121693858 gene encoding proline-rich receptor-like protein kinase PERK14 → MTLEEIHTFLDVESDFNFEEIGDSGSESGSVDSEVEDAFAEGMDVLLDFAEPSAPLPRSLTSSDPLEGTSATAPPVRPPASPPIATPGTSATGPSASTSAPQHRARGPAPAPASTPCPPAARCSARCGKRPVPASTPCPPAARRDKRPAPASTPCPPTAKRGARHGKRPAQAPVESDPPVDMWHDADWEDVEPPPFKFFQVLLLSYLQLFWLTGLWCGLFSNTSTFPLKDISLVSIQYLAFGEVRILLIG, encoded by the exons ATGACTTTGGAGGAGATTCACACCTTCCTTGATGTGGAGTCGGACTTCAACTTCGAGGAGATTGGTGATAGTGGTTCAGAGTCTGGCAGCGTGGACTCCGAGGTAGAGGATGCATTCGCGGAGGGCATGGATGTCCTCCTTGACTT TGCTGAACCATCTGCCCCTCTGCCTCGCTCCCTCACCTCCAGTGACCCTTTGGAAGGGACCTCAGCTACAGCCCCACCTGTCAGGCCTCCAGCGTCTCCCCCCATCGCCACTCCTGGTACCTCTGCCACTGGTCCCTCAGCCAGCACTAGTGCACCTCAGCATCGTGCAAGAGGCCCAGCTCCAGCCCCAGCCTCAACTCCATGCCCTCCTGCAGCAAGGTGTAGTGCCAGGTGTGGCAAGCGCCCAGTCCCAGCCTCAACTCCATGCCCTCCAGCAGCAAGGCGTGACAAGCGCCCAGCCCCAGCCTCAACTCCATGCCCTCCTACAGCGAAGCGTGGTGCCAGGCATGGCAAGCGCCCAGCTCAAGCCCCAGTGGAGAGTGACCCCCCAGTGGACATGTGGCATGATGCAGACTGGGAAGATGTGGAGCCTCCTCCTTTCAAGTTCTTTCAAGTCCTCCTCCTTTCATATTTGCAACTGTTCTGGCTAACGGGGCTCTGGTGTGGACTGTTTTCTAACACTTCTACATTTCCCCTAAAAGACATAAGCTTAGTTTCAATACAGTATTTGGCATTTGGAGAGGTAAGGATCCTCCTTATTGGTTAA